A window from Candidatus Thermoplasmatota archaeon encodes these proteins:
- a CDS encoding TIM barrel protein produces MIKIGPAGIPLSCKGRTNKDGIIYIKKQLDLDAMEIQFVRGLYVMEDEEAYFIRDYSKENDIEVHVHAPYYINLAGEDELDLSIEKIVSSAKIADKMGAKTVIIHPGYYGKDDEKKTLKKIIKNTKKLQKIFKKEKIKTKLGVETMGKQKVFGSLDEIIEVCKNVKGTVPIIDLGHIHARGNGCLKEREDFEAIFKKLKPLRLKNYLIHITGVYYEDGNEYYHVSIKKGDMPIAPLIDVILDNNYNTTLISESPLLEHDAVYIKLQVEKAIMKRTGKETANYKDLTEITCKKKKTKKKK; encoded by the coding sequence ATGATAAAAATAGGGCCAGCAGGCATACCTCTTTCCTGTAAAGGGCGAACAAACAAAGACGGAATAATATACATAAAGAAACAACTAGACCTAGACGCGATGGAGATACAGTTCGTCCGCGGGTTATATGTGATGGAAGACGAAGAAGCATATTTTATAAGAGACTACTCAAAAGAAAACGACATAGAGGTACACGTACATGCACCATACTACATCAACCTAGCTGGTGAAGACGAGCTAGACTTAAGCATAGAAAAAATAGTTTCATCAGCAAAAATAGCTGACAAGATGGGAGCAAAAACAGTTATAATACACCCAGGGTACTATGGTAAAGACGACGAGAAAAAAACACTTAAAAAAATCATAAAAAACACAAAAAAACTACAGAAAATATTCAAAAAAGAAAAAATAAAAACAAAACTAGGCGTAGAAACAATGGGTAAACAAAAAGTGTTCGGAAGCCTAGATGAAATAATAGAGGTCTGCAAAAACGTAAAAGGCACCGTACCAATAATAGATCTAGGCCACATACACGCGAGGGGAAACGGCTGCTTAAAAGAAAGAGAAGACTTCGAAGCAATATTCAAAAAACTAAAACCACTCAGACTAAAAAATTACCTTATACACATAACAGGGGTTTACTACGAGGATGGAAACGAATACTACCACGTTTCAATTAAAAAAGGTGACATGCCCATAGCGCCACTAATAGACGTTATACTTGACAATAACTACAACACCACACTAATATCAGAGTCACCACTGCTTGAACACGACGCTGTGTACATAAAACTACAAGTAGAAAAAGCGATTATGAAAAGAACAGGTAAAGAAACAGCAAATTATAAGGATCTAACGGAAATAACATGCAAGAAAAAAAAGACAAAGAAAAAGAAATAG
- the hxlB gene encoding 6-phospho-3-hexuloisomerase has product MQEKKDKEKEIVFTKSIKYIQKKINDILNSVSTSDIEKIKKLFLKSNRIFVYGAGRSGLVAKAFAIRLVHLGFQTFVIGETITAPVQKGDLVIIVSGSGETIPAVMTADIAHKIGAKVVSITGKKNSDIAKYADVTLYLSATCNDVERKRYAPLGTLFEASVWILMDGIIADLLESKHETEETMRKRHATLQ; this is encoded by the coding sequence ATGCAAGAAAAAAAAGACAAAGAAAAAGAAATAGTTTTCACAAAATCAATAAAATACATCCAAAAAAAAATAAATGATATACTAAATAGTGTATCAACCAGTGATATAGAGAAAATAAAAAAACTTTTTTTAAAATCAAACAGAATATTCGTATACGGTGCTGGTAGATCAGGACTGGTTGCAAAAGCCTTTGCTATAAGACTCGTACACCTAGGTTTTCAAACATTCGTGATAGGAGAAACAATAACAGCACCTGTACAAAAAGGAGACCTAGTGATAATAGTCTCTGGTTCAGGAGAAACCATACCAGCTGTTATGACAGCAGACATAGCACACAAAATAGGAGCAAAAGTGGTATCAATCACAGGTAAAAAAAATTCAGATATAGCGAAATACGCTGACGTAACATTGTATCTATCAGCAACCTGTAACGATGTTGAAAGAAAACGATATGCTCCTCTTGGTACTCTTTTTGAGGCAAGCGTATGGATACTAATGGATGGTATCATAGCTGATTTACTTGAAAGCAAACATGAAACAGAAGAAACAATGCGCAAAAGACATGCAACATTACAATAA